One window of Acidimicrobiales bacterium genomic DNA carries:
- a CDS encoding WhiB family transcriptional regulator, whose amino-acid sequence MDNEWMTEGKCQDMPPSVFFPNDGVGVEIARRICVDCPVKAPCLEYALLNRIDHGVWGGASERERRRIARRRRLETVTDSR is encoded by the coding sequence ATGGACAACGAATGGATGACAGAGGGCAAGTGCCAGGACATGCCCCCTTCGGTCTTCTTCCCCAACGATGGTGTCGGGGTGGAGATCGCACGCCGCATCTGCGTTGACTGCCCGGTCAAGGCTCCGTGTCTGGAGTATGCGCTGCTCAACCGCATCGACCACGGCGTCTGGGGCGGTGCCTCAGAACGTGAGCGCAGGCGGATCGCACGCCGGAGGAGGCTCGAGACGGTCACTGACTCCCGCTGA